The uncultured Sphaerochaeta sp. genome includes the window TTTTACGCGCAATCGGGGTCGACTGCGGCGGAAGTAATGTCCAATTCGCAGTGCACCCCGAAACAGGGAGGATGGTGGTCATAGAGATGAACCCCCGTGTCTCCCGTTCCTCAGCCCTTGCAAGCAAGGCAACAGGATTTCCTATTGCCCGCTGCTCTGCCAAGTTGGCGGTCGGCTATACCCTTGATGAGGTAGTCAACGAAATAACCGGCCAATCAGTATCCTGCTTTGAGCCGGTACTCGACTACTGTGCGGTAAAGGTACCGCGCTTTGAGCTGGAGAAATTTCCACTTCCCATCTCTGCCTTGGGAACACAGATGCGCAGCATCGGGGAAGCCTTGGCACTGGGAAGAACTGCCTTGGAGGCATTGAACAAGGGGATCAGGAGCTCAGAGAGAAAACTCGAAGGATTATGCAATCTCATTGGTATTGGCCTGTATGATGAAGAGGAGGTTGCAGGATTCCTCAACAGTGCACACCCATTGCGCTTGGTTGCTGCCTATACCACGCTCTGCAGGGAAGGCATGGGAGCATTACCTCGAATTCAGGAGATTACACAATTTGATCCCTGGTTTCTCAATCTTCTGGTACAGCAGCAGGCTATCGAGAAGGAAGTTGCATTTCACCTAGATGAGGAGACCCTCCTCAAGGCAAAAAAGGCTGGAATGAGCGATGTATATATCGCGATGCTGAGTGGAAGGAGTGCTGAGGATATCGAACGGCTACGTTATGCCTATGAGATGCACCCTGTAACCCATCATGTTGACACCTGCAGTGGGGAGTTTGATGCACTTACTCCCTATCTCTATACCACCTACGGAGAAACGGAGGAAGCAGAACCCATGGGAGGGGATGCGGTGGTAATCCTTGCAAGCGGTCCAAACAGGATCGGGCAGGGACTTGAGTTCGATACCTGTTGTACCCTTGCCTCCATGGCTTATCGGAAACTGGGGCGAAAGACCATCATGGTTAACAGTAATCCAGAGACAGTCTCCACGGATTTCAACATCAGCGATCGACTGTACCTGCAAGGCCTCACTGCTGAGGAAGTGAAGGAAATTCTACGCCATGAACAGACCCAGCGGGTAGTGGTACAACTGGGAGGCCAGACTCCACTGAACCTTGCCCCTTCCCTCACCCGTGCAGGGGCAAGATTGGAAGGAACTAGCCTGGAAGGGCTTCTGGATGCAGGGGACCGTGGAAAGTTCTCAGCCTTGGTCTCTCAGCTTGGACTCAGGCAACCAAAAAACAAGGCCGTCACAAAGAATGAGGATATTCTCATCACCGCTCGCGAGATTGGTTTTCCTGTTCTCATCCGGCCCAGCCATGTATTGGGTGGACGGGGAATGTACATCGTGTACGATGAAGCAGGGCTTACCTCCATTGAGGGGATTGAGGCATCAGTTGAAGCACCTGTATTGGTGGATCAGTTCCTCGAGGATGCCTTTGAATACGACCTTGATGCAGTATCTGACGGAGAGAGTCTCTATGTAGGAGGCATTCTTCAGCATATTGAGGCAGCAGGAATCCACAGCGGGGACTCTGCTGCAGTGTTCCCTCCGTACAAGAGTACCCCAGAACTCCTTGCTCAGATGCAGGAGTGGGCGCACAAACTTGCCCTTGCCCTCCATGTGAAAGGATTGATGAATATCCAGTTTGCAGCCAAGGATGGGAAGCTCTATCTCATCGAGGTAAACCCACGGGCATCGCGAACAGTACCCTTCATCTGCAAGACCAGTGCGGTAGACCTCGTTGAAGCCGCGGTTCGGGTCTGGGAAGGAGAAACCTTGGTAAAACAAGGGCTGGTAAAAAAACCTGGAGAGAGAGCCTTGGGTACCTGTAAGGTGGGTTGGGCAGTGAAAGAGGCGGTATTCAGCTTCGATCGGTTCAGCAATGTAGATCCAGCACTTGGACCTGAGATGAGGTCGACCGGGGAGTCGATCGGATTGGGAAAGACCTTCGGGGAAGCCTTCGCAAAGAGCCAGATCAGCAGTGGAAACCGTCTTCCCGTCTCGGGAAAGGTGTTTATCAGTGTCAACAAGAAGGATCGTAAGACCATTCTTCCTGTAGTAAGAAAGCTGGTATCTCTCGGTTTCTCAATTGCAGCAACACAAGGGACTGCAGCCTTCCTCTTCGAGCAAGGAATCCTTGTTGAGGTAATGCAGAAGGTCCATGAAGGACACCCAAACATTACTGACTATCTACAGAAAAAACAGGTTGCTTTGGTCATAAACACACCGATGGGGTTCCATGCCCACCAGAGTGATGATGAGATACGAAGCATTGCCATGCGTATGAAAATTCCCTATACCACCACCACAAGTGCTGCTGTGGCAGCTGTTGAAGCAATTGAATACCTGCAGAAAAACCAGGTTGTTGTTCGTGAGCTAACCTCTTAGGGGCAATTGCCTTTTGAACTTCTATCGTATAGTATGGGAATACTTTCTTAAGGAGACCAAAGGGACCGACTATGGCAGAAGAAGTATTTTCCCAACGAACAACTACCTGTGGATCACTGACCAAAGCTGATAATGGAGCTAAAGTGGTTCTCAACGGATGGGTACACCGTGACCGCAATCATGGGGCCCTGCATTTTATCAACCTCCGTGACCGCTACGGTATTACCCAGGTGGTAGTGGATGACGATGCCAGCAACGAACTTCAGGCAGTTGCAAATGAACTGCACTTGGAGTACTGCATTGCAGTGTCAGGGGTGGTACGTCTCAGGCCCGATTCAATGGTCAATCCAGAAATGGTAACCGGAGAAGTTGAAGTTAAAGCTGAGAAGATTGAAATACTCAGTAAGTGTGCCCCACTTCCATTCCAGATCGATGATGGCAATGAGCCGAGGGAAGACCTCAGGCTTAAGTATCGTTATCTCGATCTCCGTACCCAGGGAATGCAGAAGCGGATGAAGCTTCGTCATGACTTCATTTTCGCCTGCCGCAAGTTCCTCACCAGTCGTGACTTCTATGAGATTGAAACCCCTACCATGATCAAGAGCACCCCAGAAGGGGCTCGAGACTTCCTGGTACCCAGCAGGATTTACCCTGGTAAGTTCTATGCACTCCCCCAAAGCCCACAGCTCTTCAAGCAGATCCTGATGGTCGGCGGTATGGATAAGTACTTCCAGATCGCTCGCTGTTATCGTGATGAGGATGCCAGGGGGGATAGACAGCTGGAATTCACCCAGCTTGACCTGGAGATGAGTTTTGTCAAACGTGACGATGTCCTGTCCCTTATGGAGGACCTCTTCGGTTCCGTATTCAAGGAAGTCATGGATTATGACCTCCCTGCTCGATTCAGGAGACTCAGTTACCATGATGCACTGAATACCTATGGTTGTGACAAACCAGATCTTCGCTTCGACCTTCCCCTCTCAGATGTCAATGAATTGGCCCTGAAGAGTAGCTTTGCCACCTTCAAGGACATTGTTTCCCAGGGTGGATATGTAAAGGCTATCTGTGCTCCAAAGAGTGAAACAGTTGACTTCTCACGCAAGTATATTACCAGTCTCGAGGATGCTGCAAAGATTTACGGTGCCCAGGGATTGGCTTGGATCAAGGTTGGGGAGAACAACACATTCACCGGTGGGGTGAGCAAGTTCTTCGCTGGACTTGAAGAGGAACTCGTTTCAACAGTTGATGCAAAGGAAGGGGATATGATCCTCTTTGTTGCCCATCAGGACTGGAAGAAATGTTGTGCCAGCCTTAGTGCAGTTCGCACAAAGTTGGGCAAGGACCTGAACCTGATCAGGAAGAGTTTTGAGTTCTGCTGGATCGTTGACTTCCCCCTCTTTGAGTACAATGAGGATGAAGGACACTGGGAAGCTGCACACCATATGTTCAGTATGCCTCAGGCAGAGTATCTCGATACCCTTGAGTCTGACCCCGGTAGCGTAAAAGGGGACCTGTATGACTTGGTCCTCAATGGATATGAGGTGGCCAGTGGCTCAATCCGTATTCATGACGTTGAACTTCAGAAGCGAATTTTCCGCATCTGTAATTTTGATGACGAGACTGCAGAGGAGCGCTTCGGCTTCCTGCTCAATGCCTTTAGATACGGAGCCCCTCCTCACGGCGGTATTGCACCGGGAGTTGATAGAATGATCATGATCATGGCAGAGGAAACCTCAATCCATGAAGTCATTGCTTTCCCGAAGAATACTGCCGGGATATCGCCAATGGATGATTCTCCGTCACTAGTTGACGAGAAGCAACTTGAAGACCTACACTTGATCGTCAAGTATCCTGAGCCAAAGAGCTGACAGAGAGCCCCGGGAAACCGGGGCCTTTTCTTACCAAGGAGGCACACCGAACGTAGGTGTGAATTTTGGACATGAAGAAAAATCTTGCCTTGAAAGTTTCCTATCTCAATATATTCAGCAATATAGTTCTTGCCATCAGCAAGACCACGATTGGCTTTATCGCTCACTCTTCTGCCTTGCTTAATGATGGAATCAACAACGCAGGGGATGTGGTAAGTTCAATCATTGCCATGATCGGTATCTCAGCTGCCTCCAAGGAGTCTGACGAGGATCATCAGTATGGACATGAACGATTAGAATCGGTTGCTGCAATACTACTCTCGGGAATCATCATGGTTGTAGGATTCGGCCTCCTTGTCGATGGGATTTCAACCATCATCACCGGCGGGTATCGAGAGACCCCACTACCTGGCATCCTTGCTGTAATAGCGGCAATTGTTTCCATCGTTATCAAGCAGTGCATGTTTCTCTATACTCGTTGGGCAGGAAAGAAGACTGACTCCTCTGCCTTGATGGCCTCTGCATGGGACTCCCAGAGTGATGTATTGGCAACCACAGGTGGTCTGATAGGAATCATCGCCTCACGATTGGGCTACCCCATCGCTGATTCCATCGCAGCAATCATCATCTCTCTCTTTATTATTCGGGTAGGAATCGAAATATTCCGTGATGGCATCTACAAGATGGTTGACCACGCTTGCCCTGAAAAGACGGTGGAAGAGATTCGTCTCATCATTCTCGATCAGGAAGGGGTCAAGGGAATCGATTTATTGAGAACCCGTAGATTTGGTTCTCGTGCCTATGTGGATGTTGAGATTTCAGCAGAAGGGTCACAAAGCCTCGTTGAAGCTCACTGCATCGCCGAACGGGTCCACCACGCCATTGAAACCAGTTTCCCCCAAGTCAAACACTGTATGGTGCATGTAAATCCCTACAAGCATAAAAAGCAGTAACACAAATGATTCTCATCCTAGAAAAATCATTCTACATGGGCTATGCTATGGGCATAGGAGATACCTCATGGGTGAGAAGAAACATGTTCGTGCCGACTTTGTACCTGGACACTACCAGTTCGTTACAGACAAGGGATCCAGTTTTGAAATTGGCCCTTCCAGCGCGCCCTATGATTACCTGTTAGGTGCATTGAGTGGTTGTCTGTTTGCTACATTTGTGGAACTTGCTACAAAAATGCGAATCAGCTGGGAACATATCAGCTTTGATGTTGATGGCGAGAAGCGAGACGATCCCCCTACCACGCTTAAATCACTACATATCACGGTACAAGCCACTGGAGTGGACAACCAGAAGAAATTCCTGAAAGCCTTTGAAACGGCTTCCCGGTACTGTTCTATCTACCAGACCATATCACAGGTAAGTGAGATGGATTACTCAGTGGATTTCCAATAGTACCATGGCAAGCAACGCCCGATATACCAATATTCTTCTCTTTGAGGCATTCGAGAGTGCCCTACGACAACTCTTGGCGGAAGATGAGATAGTGCTGTCCTGGCCGAAGGCAAAGACAAGTCTTGCCCACTGCTTGGCCTCCCAGTTGCAATTAAGCCTAAGAAAAGTACTCAGCCTTTCTGAGGATGCAGCAAATCCCAATTTTTTCTCCCTTCCGGGAAACATCAAGGTGGATATCCAGCGGGATGGGCTTGATGTGCTTGTCCATAACAGGAAAGGAACCAAGCTCCTGGGAATCATTCTTGGTAATGATTATCTTTCCAAGGGTCAGCAGAACCATCTTCTCCAGGTGCAGGAGGAGGGATGCCAACTTATACTGGGAGTATCCTTCCTCCCCCAAAGGGAGTACATTCTGCTCTATAGCCCAAAGCAAGATAGCTTGGAGTACTATCATTTCAACAAGGCTGATGGCACCACGACACATCTCAAACAGAAAGATGTGGACGGAGAGGAGGATACCTTGCAACTGTTGTTGGGTATCAAGGAACGGAAAAGGAAGCGAAAGAAACAGGTCAGCGAACGGGATCTATAACCCTGCTTCGTCCTGTCATTTTATCCACTGTCCGTTTATGGGCATCCTCACAGCCATGCCAAGGTTTGTCTGCATTCTCCGACTTGTATTTCTGTGTCATCCAATGCACATCTTTTGCCATCCTATCGAGGTTGGCAACCTCGAGTTGAGCCATTGCTCGTACAAACTCTGGATATAATTTGGAGGAAAGCGCTTTCTGCCCAATCTCCAGCAGGAGGGTAAAGTGATGAAGACAGAACCCTTTCCCTTGTGAGAGGGCTTCACGGAAGGAAGGGTCCTCTCCCCATAGATAACAGGTCGTATACAGGTACCGCTGGAGCCGCTCTTCCATAGCTGAACAGACAAGGCACCCTTTCTCTCGTGAAGCAATTACCGCATGAAAAGCTCCTACCGCTTTCTTCGCCTGCCGTGGATTGCTTGCTGACAGAAGCCCATTGATTGCAGCCTCAGCCTTGACTCTTGTTGTTTCAAGGTAGGTATCCCCCATCAAGGCAACTCCCTGGGGCTTGTTGGCTGTGGCAAGCATACGCCAGTGTTTGGGACAGAAACCATGCTCATTCACTCGTACCCTGGTCTCTGGGTTCATGACAGAGTTGCCCAGATAGAAGTTGATTGCATCCTTCTGTGCCTCTGCCATAAGGCTGCAGATGAAACATTCACAGTTTTCCTGCACGCCATCCCAAACAGGAATTGTCTCCAATTCAATCTTCATACTATTTTGACCCATACTTCATGTGCATCAGCTGTTTCAGTCTTGGTTCCGGCAATTCCCTCACCTCATACTCCCCGCCACCCATCTGCTTGGTGATGACGGTCATCTGCGCTGCACGCTCGAGCAATTCCATCTTGTCAAAAGCCTCCAGCATCGTTCGCCCAAGGGCTACCGCCCCATGGTTTTCCAAGAGCAGTACATCATGGTCAAAGGAGCTGGCAGCAACTTGCTCGGCAAGGTCCACTGTTCCCATCAGTCGATACTCAACATACGCTGGATCCTCGAGGATATAATAGGACTCTGCGATCAGATGCGTGTTGATGGCGCATTTTCCATCCTTTGTGATGGCAGTGAACGCAGAAACATAGGTTGGATGTGCGTGCACAATTGCTTGGACGTCTGGACGTGCCACGAGGATCAGGCGATGCATCTCAGTTTCGATACTGAGAGGTAGATTCGGTGTCAGATTCTTCCCATCCAAGGTCACTACAGCAATGTCATCAGGAGTGAGCAGTCCTTTGTCGAGCGCACTGGGGGTGATGCAAAAAAGATCCTTGCTGATCCGCATGCTAATATTGCCACCACTGGCGGTGGTGAGTTGTCGATCGTACAGGCGGGTCATGAAAGAAGCTACCTGCCTGCGGTATTTTTCATATTTTTTGGTTTCCATACAGCGAGTATACCATGAGAGGCCAAGGTTAGGGAACGCAAAACCTCATTGCTGGTACCTTGAGAAGGCAAGATGCTTTTGCTACAATGGCCCCTGTTCGAATACTAAGGAGATGTATCAAGATGAGGATGTCCAAACTCTTTTCCAAAACCCTGAGAGAAGCCCCAAACGGTGCTGATAGCAAGGGGTATGAATATCTGCTGCGAGCAGGCTTTATCCGCCAGTTGGGAGCTGGCATCTTCACCTTGCTCCCCTTTGGGTTCAGTGCGACCAAGAAGATAGAACAAGTCATTCGTGAAGAGATGAATGCAATCGGGGGACAAGAGATCCTGATGCCGCTGGTCAATCCTGCGGATATCTGGAAGGAAACCGGCCGATTCTACAGCATCGACCGAGAGATGAGTAGGTTCAATGACCGCGCGGGAAGGGATATGGTCCTTGCCATGACCCATGAGGAAGCTGTCACTGATCTCGCCCGTGGAGAGATTGACAGCTACAAGCGGCTTCCCCTGCTTGTGTATCAGATCCAGACCAAGTGGCGGGATGATCCCCGTCCTCGTGCAGGTCTTATCAGGGTGAGAGAGTTCACCATGAAGGACAGCTATTCCTTCGATATTGACCAGGAAGGGCTGGATAAACAGTATGCTGAACATTATAAAGCCTATTTCAGGATTTTCAGTCGCTGTGGCTTACCCGTTATCGTCGTAGGTGCAGACAGCGGCATGATGGGTGGCAAGATCAGCCACGAATATATGTACCTCTCACCCATTGGAGAGGACACCATCATTACCTGTCCTGCATGCCATTATACAGCAAACCGCCAGGTGGCTACCTTCAAGAAAACCTACTACAGTGAGGAAATGAAGGAAACAGAGAAGGTGCTTACCCCTGATTGCAAGACCATCGAGGAGCTTGCTGCATTCCTCAAGATAGAGAAATGCCAAACGGCAAAGGCCGTATTCCTGGTAGGGACCTTCATCAATGATACCAACGGGGAGGAAGAGGAAAAACTCATTATAGGTATCATCAGAGGGGACCTCGAGGTAGAAGAGAACAAACTTCAGAATGCAGTCAAGGCAAACTCCCTCAGGCCTGCCCACCCAGAGGAAATTACTGCAAAGAAAATGGTTCCCGGCTATGGTTCAGCCATTGGTTGCGCGGATGATGTTCTTGTTGTGGTTGATGACTCAGTGGCAAAAAGCAACAACCTGGTCGCTGGTGCAAATGAAGAGGGATATCACCTGCTTAATACCAACTTCGGCAGGGACTACCAGGGAGAAGTTGCTGATATTGCAAGTGCAAGTGGTGGCCATGCCTGTCCTGAATGCGGAGAACCCCTGGTTGCTTCAAAGGGCGTGGAAGTAGGGAATATCTTCCAGTTGAACACCCGATACAGTGAGAGCATGAACTGTACCTACCAAGATGAGAACGGTGTCCGCCGACCTGTGATCATGGGATCGTATGGTATTGGAGTTGGACGTCTGCTTGCCTGTCTTGCAGAGAACTACAGTGATGAGAAGGGACTCAGCTTACCGATCAGCGTTGCTCCGTTGCAGGTACACTTGGTGAGTCTGGTAAAGGACGCCCAGGTAGCTGAAACCATCTATCAGTCACTCACCCAGGCAGGTGTTGAGGTTCTCTATGATGACCGAAAGGAGTCTGCTGGTGTTAAGTTTGCTGATGCTGATCTTATCGGCCTCCCGGTTCGCATTACCTTGGGGAACCGTTCTCTGAAGGAAGGAAAGGTAGAGGTGAAACTCAGAAGCAATCTTGAAGAGTCTTTCTCCTTCGGTGTCGATACCGTAGTAGAGGAAACCCTCAGCCTGATCGCGAAACTCAAGGATGAATTGGCCTCCCAGATTGTAGAGACTGAGTGGCAGAACAACTAAATCGAGAACCTAGAGAAATAAATATCCCCTGGTCAATATGCATTGATCAGGGGATTGTTGTATTTCTGGGATGAAAATGTGTTAGTTGGCACCCATCTTCTTCAACTGATTGATAATATAGGTGCGCTTTGCTGCTTTGGCATATTCAAGCACTGAGTGGCCCTGGTAGTCACGGGCATTGATATCAGCACCGGCTTTCAGCAAGGCTGTTACAACACGTGTCTCAGGGTTGGTGTTTACTGCCATGATCAAGGCAGTCTCCCCAAGATAGTTTCGCGCATTCAGGTCAGCACCGGCTTTCAGCAATTCTTCAATGATCTTGGGACTGGTACTCTTGTTGGCTGCAAGGTGAAGTGCATTCGAGCGATACTTGGGTTCAGCCTCCTGAATATCTGCCCCTGCTTCCAACAATACCTTCAGTACATTCACTGACGAATTATATTGAGAAGCCAGCATAATAGGAGTAAGACCCCACTCATTCTGGGTATGAATGTCTGCACCCTGTTCAAGTAGACTTTTCACTTCCTTCACTTTGGTAGCAGAAACTGATGCCGCCAGCAATTTTTTGTTCAGAGTCTCTTCTCGTTTTGACATATGCAGAATATCTCCTTACTCATTATTTGAATTATACTTACTATAGGCAGTATCCCAATTTTTCTCAAAATTGTACAGTCTTGTACCCAGTTTTCACCTAATTTCATCGCTCTGTGATCCTTTTGCATTCTTTTGGATTTGATTCATCACACATATATGCAGTATGATAAACCCATGGTAACCAAGGAAATCATTAAACAAGTCCCAAAAGTAGAACTCCATGACCACCTTGATGGAGGGTTGAGAATCCAGACCATTATTAGCCTGGCCAAGTCACAAGGCATTACCCTTCCCACTGAGGACCCAGAAGAACTCCACCAGTGGTTTGTCAGGGGAGGCAAACAGAAAAGTCTTTCCCTATACCTTGAGTCTTTTGCCTTGACCACCAAGGTCATGCAGAACAGTGCAGCATTGCATCGTGTTGCCTTTGAGGCTGTAGAAGATCTTGCTGCTGAAAACGTATGCTATGCAGAGATCCGGTTTGCTCCAATCCTTCACACAGAGGGCGGACTGTCCTTGGAAGAAGCGGTACAAGCTGTACTTGACGGCCTACAACAAGGAACACGAAAAACGGGAATGCCCACTGGACTGATCCTTTGCGCCATGCGCAACCAATCACCGAGTGTCAGCAAGAGCATTGCAGAACTTGCTGTGGCCTTTGCAGACCGTGGTGTTGTTGGATTCGACCTTGCCGGCGATGAGATTGGCTACCCTGCCAAGAAGCATCTTGATGCATTTCAATTCATCAGAAGCAAGAACTTCAATATAACCATCCATGCAGGAGAAGCCTTTGGGGTAGAATCCATCTGGCAAGCTGTGCAACTGTGTGGCGCTCACCGTATCGGGCATGGCGTACGCTTGGTGGAGGATATGGGGATTGAAGGAACAAGAATCGAGAAAATGGGTTCTCTTGCAGCCTTCATCCTTGACCGGAGAATACCGATGGAGATGTGTCTTACCAGCAATGTTGGGACAGGGGCTGTGAAGGATTATGACAGTCACCCCTTCCCCATCCTCTTCAGAAACAAGTTCAGGGTATTCCTCTGCAGTGATAACCGCTTGATGAGTGATACCACGCTAACCAAGGAGATGGAGCTTGCAGTC containing:
- a CDS encoding cation diffusion facilitator family transporter, with translation MKKNLALKVSYLNIFSNIVLAISKTTIGFIAHSSALLNDGINNAGDVVSSIIAMIGISAASKESDEDHQYGHERLESVAAILLSGIIMVVGFGLLVDGISTIITGGYRETPLPGILAVIAAIVSIVIKQCMFLYTRWAGKKTDSSALMASAWDSQSDVLATTGGLIGIIASRLGYPIADSIAAIIISLFIIRVGIEIFRDGIYKMVDHACPEKTVEEIRLIILDQEGVKGIDLLRTRRFGSRAYVDVEISAEGSQSLVEAHCIAERVHHAIETSFPQVKHCMVHVNPYKHKKQ
- a CDS encoding class II aldolase/adducin family protein, producing METKKYEKYRRQVASFMTRLYDRQLTTASGGNISMRISKDLFCITPSALDKGLLTPDDIAVVTLDGKNLTPNLPLSIETEMHRLILVARPDVQAIVHAHPTYVSAFTAITKDGKCAINTHLIAESYYILEDPAYVEYRLMGTVDLAEQVAASSFDHDVLLLENHGAVALGRTMLEAFDKMELLERAAQMTVITKQMGGGEYEVRELPEPRLKQLMHMKYGSK
- the carB gene encoding carbamoyl-phosphate synthase large subunit gives rise to the protein MSARRDIKRILVIGSGPIVIGQACEFDYSGTQAVKALKEEGYEVILLNPNPATVMTTPGMADHIYLDPLRVEYVEQIFQRERPDAILTTMGGQSGLNLALELDESGLLEQYGVQVIGSSIASIKLAEDRGAFKQVIEGLGLESAKSSIVHNMEEGMGLLEDFPFPLIIRPSYTLGGMGGSIAYNREEYPSLLEHAMETSPTHEVLIEESLIGWKEFEMEVMRDKKDNAIIVCSIENVDPMGVHTGDSITIAPIQTLDEGSYQKMRDASIAILRAIGVDCGGSNVQFAVHPETGRMVVIEMNPRVSRSSALASKATGFPIARCSAKLAVGYTLDEVVNEITGQSVSCFEPVLDYCAVKVPRFELEKFPLPISALGTQMRSIGEALALGRTALEALNKGIRSSERKLEGLCNLIGIGLYDEEEVAGFLNSAHPLRLVAAYTTLCREGMGALPRIQEITQFDPWFLNLLVQQQAIEKEVAFHLDEETLLKAKKAGMSDVYIAMLSGRSAEDIERLRYAYEMHPVTHHVDTCSGEFDALTPYLYTTYGETEEAEPMGGDAVVILASGPNRIGQGLEFDTCCTLASMAYRKLGRKTIMVNSNPETVSTDFNISDRLYLQGLTAEEVKEILRHEQTQRVVVQLGGQTPLNLAPSLTRAGARLEGTSLEGLLDAGDRGKFSALVSQLGLRQPKNKAVTKNEDILITAREIGFPVLIRPSHVLGGRGMYIVYDEAGLTSIEGIEASVEAPVLVDQFLEDAFEYDLDAVSDGESLYVGGILQHIEAAGIHSGDSAAVFPPYKSTPELLAQMQEWAHKLALALHVKGLMNIQFAAKDGKLYLIEVNPRASRTVPFICKTSAVDLVEAAVRVWEGETLVKQGLVKKPGERALGTCKVGWAVKEAVFSFDRFSNVDPALGPEMRSTGESIGLGKTFGEAFAKSQISSGNRLPVSGKVFISVNKKDRKTILPVVRKLVSLGFSIAATQGTAAFLFEQGILVEVMQKVHEGHPNITDYLQKKQVALVINTPMGFHAHQSDDEIRSIAMRMKIPYTTTTSAAVAAVEAIEYLQKNQVVVRELTS
- a CDS encoding adenosine deaminase, which produces MVTKEIIKQVPKVELHDHLDGGLRIQTIISLAKSQGITLPTEDPEELHQWFVRGGKQKSLSLYLESFALTTKVMQNSAALHRVAFEAVEDLAAENVCYAEIRFAPILHTEGGLSLEEAVQAVLDGLQQGTRKTGMPTGLILCAMRNQSPSVSKSIAELAVAFADRGVVGFDLAGDEIGYPAKKHLDAFQFIRSKNFNITIHAGEAFGVESIWQAVQLCGAHRIGHGVRLVEDMGIEGTRIEKMGSLAAFILDRRIPMEMCLTSNVGTGAVKDYDSHPFPILFRNKFRVFLCSDNRLMSDTTLTKEMELAVQYYNLTIRDLEKITINAMKSAFIHHDQKLSIIYDVIKQQYAEIRQKYNLQD
- a CDS encoding ankyrin repeat domain-containing protein, coding for MSKREETLNKKLLAASVSATKVKEVKSLLEQGADIHTQNEWGLTPIMLASQYNSSVNVLKVLLEAGADIQEAEPKYRSNALHLAANKSTSPKIIEELLKAGADLNARNYLGETALIMAVNTNPETRVVTALLKAGADINARDYQGHSVLEYAKAAKRTYIINQLKKMGAN
- the aspS gene encoding aspartate--tRNA ligase, with amino-acid sequence MAEEVFSQRTTTCGSLTKADNGAKVVLNGWVHRDRNHGALHFINLRDRYGITQVVVDDDASNELQAVANELHLEYCIAVSGVVRLRPDSMVNPEMVTGEVEVKAEKIEILSKCAPLPFQIDDGNEPREDLRLKYRYLDLRTQGMQKRMKLRHDFIFACRKFLTSRDFYEIETPTMIKSTPEGARDFLVPSRIYPGKFYALPQSPQLFKQILMVGGMDKYFQIARCYRDEDARGDRQLEFTQLDLEMSFVKRDDVLSLMEDLFGSVFKEVMDYDLPARFRRLSYHDALNTYGCDKPDLRFDLPLSDVNELALKSSFATFKDIVSQGGYVKAICAPKSETVDFSRKYITSLEDAAKIYGAQGLAWIKVGENNTFTGGVSKFFAGLEEELVSTVDAKEGDMILFVAHQDWKKCCASLSAVRTKLGKDLNLIRKSFEFCWIVDFPLFEYNEDEGHWEAAHHMFSMPQAEYLDTLESDPGSVKGDLYDLVLNGYEVASGSIRIHDVELQKRIFRICNFDDETAEERFGFLLNAFRYGAPPHGGIAPGVDRMIMIMAEETSIHEVIAFPKNTAGISPMDDSPSLVDEKQLEDLHLIVKYPEPKS
- a CDS encoding proline--tRNA ligase — encoded protein: MRMSKLFSKTLREAPNGADSKGYEYLLRAGFIRQLGAGIFTLLPFGFSATKKIEQVIREEMNAIGGQEILMPLVNPADIWKETGRFYSIDREMSRFNDRAGRDMVLAMTHEEAVTDLARGEIDSYKRLPLLVYQIQTKWRDDPRPRAGLIRVREFTMKDSYSFDIDQEGLDKQYAEHYKAYFRIFSRCGLPVIVVGADSGMMGGKISHEYMYLSPIGEDTIITCPACHYTANRQVATFKKTYYSEEMKETEKVLTPDCKTIEELAAFLKIEKCQTAKAVFLVGTFINDTNGEEEEKLIIGIIRGDLEVEENKLQNAVKANSLRPAHPEEITAKKMVPGYGSAIGCADDVLVVVDDSVAKSNNLVAGANEEGYHLLNTNFGRDYQGEVADIASASGGHACPECGEPLVASKGVEVGNIFQLNTRYSESMNCTYQDENGVRRPVIMGSYGIGVGRLLACLAENYSDEKGLSLPISVAPLQVHLVSLVKDAQVAETIYQSLTQAGVEVLYDDRKESAGVKFADADLIGLPVRITLGNRSLKEGKVEVKLRSNLEESFSFGVDTVVEETLSLIAKLKDELASQIVETEWQNN
- a CDS encoding OsmC family protein; the encoded protein is MGEKKHVRADFVPGHYQFVTDKGSSFEIGPSSAPYDYLLGALSGCLFATFVELATKMRISWEHISFDVDGEKRDDPPTTLKSLHITVQATGVDNQKKFLKAFETASRYCSIYQTISQVSEMDYSVDFQ
- a CDS encoding DUF6062 family protein; protein product: MKIELETIPVWDGVQENCECFICSLMAEAQKDAINFYLGNSVMNPETRVRVNEHGFCPKHWRMLATANKPQGVALMGDTYLETTRVKAEAAINGLLSASNPRQAKKAVGAFHAVIASREKGCLVCSAMEERLQRYLYTTCYLWGEDPSFREALSQGKGFCLHHFTLLLEIGQKALSSKLYPEFVRAMAQLEVANLDRMAKDVHWMTQKYKSENADKPWHGCEDAHKRTVDKMTGRSRVIDPVR